From the genome of Candidatus Buchananbacteria bacterium, one region includes:
- a CDS encoding phosphomannomutase/phosphoglucomutase yields the protein MAEMINEKIFKAYDIRGIYPAELNEAAAYAIGRAFVKKSGASEVVVGSDMRVSGPALKRELIRGITDEGANVLDIGLVSIDVVYFAVGILKYQAGIMITASHNPKEYNGFKMVLQNMSWVRGQDLRDEVLHLSEELADTKGRVTTIDILPKYTDHVLSFVDRKKIKPFRVVIDAGNGMATNIIPLLEPHLPIEVIKLNFVLDGNFPAHPSNPLLPESQVQIIQAVKEHQADFGVIFDGDTDRLFFVDEQGTFIRADYTLLILAKEFLSRQPGMGIVYNIICSKIVPEKITEWGGVPILSEVGFVNISKAMREQNGIMGGELSAHYSFRDNAYADSGFIAFLILLQLLSEDGRALSEIVKPFYTYQKSPEVNIEFSDRSQIEQIIGELKKKYQTGKQNTLDGLTVYYQDWWFNVRASNTEPLLRVTVEADTQEILDSNLADLLAFINKAK from the coding sequence ATGGCAGAAATGATTAACGAAAAGATTTTTAAAGCCTACGACATTCGAGGGATCTATCCGGCCGAACTTAATGAAGCGGCTGCTTATGCGATAGGCCGGGCGTTTGTTAAAAAGTCTGGCGCCAGTGAGGTGGTGGTCGGTTCGGACATGCGGGTGTCCGGCCCGGCGTTAAAGCGTGAGCTGATTCGCGGCATTACCGACGAGGGTGCCAATGTTCTTGATATTGGTTTGGTATCAATCGATGTAGTCTATTTTGCAGTTGGGATTTTAAAGTATCAAGCCGGTATTATGATTACTGCTTCTCATAATCCTAAGGAATATAATGGTTTTAAGATGGTGTTGCAGAATATGAGCTGGGTTCGTGGACAAGATCTGCGAGATGAGGTTTTGCATCTGTCAGAAGAATTGGCTGATACAAAGGGTCGTGTGACGACAATTGATATATTGCCTAAATACACCGATCATGTTTTGTCATTTGTGGATCGGAAAAAAATTAAACCATTTCGAGTGGTGATTGATGCGGGTAACGGTATGGCTACAAATATTATTCCGTTGCTTGAGCCGCATTTACCAATTGAAGTGATAAAGTTAAATTTTGTCTTGGATGGAAATTTTCCAGCTCATCCGTCAAACCCATTATTACCCGAAAGTCAGGTTCAGATTATTCAGGCGGTTAAGGAACACCAGGCTGATTTCGGAGTAATTTTTGACGGCGACACTGATCGGTTATTTTTTGTTGATGAACAAGGCACGTTTATCAGGGCTGATTACACATTATTGATTTTAGCTAAAGAATTTTTGAGCCGTCAGCCGGGCATGGGAATAGTTTATAACATTATTTGTTCAAAGATTGTGCCGGAAAAAATTACGGAGTGGGGCGGTGTGCCAATATTATCTGAAGTCGGTTTTGTTAATATTAGCAAAGCCATGCGTGAACAAAATGGCATCATGGGGGGTGAGTTGTCTGCTCACTATTCATTTCGCGATAACGCTTATGCTGATTCGGGGTTTATTGCGTTTTTGATTTTGTTGCAGCTATTGTCCGAAGACGGCCGGGCACTTTCAGAAATTGTTAAACCGTTTTATACATATCAAAAATCGCCGGAAGTAAATATTGAATTTTCTGATCGTTCTCAGATTGAACAGATTATTGGTGAGCTCAAAAAGAAATATCAGACGGGTAAGCAAAATACGCTTGATGGGCTGACGGTGTATTATCAGGATTGGTGGTTTAATGTTCGGGCATCAAATACCGAACCGCTGTTACGTGT